A stretch of Novipirellula artificiosorum DNA encodes these proteins:
- a CDS encoding alpha-L-fucosidase, whose protein sequence is MPNRRQFIQATSSGTALMAIHPLLAAETNAKVPSYLNPVAKSYAADPRKAAIDWFRKAEFGLFIHYGLYSLLGRHEWVMMKETIRVKEYEKLAERFTAEKFDADFITDMALDAGMKYINITTRHHDSFCLFDSKYTEFKSTNTPAKRDLVGELADACREKGLGYFLYYSHGRDWRHPHAPNNWGWGGSARPKYDPPESFYAQGETHDLQIYVEFMKNQITELLTQYGPVGGIWLDGFSTPASRKEKMHEFRLQELYDHIHSLQPQVLVSYKQGLLGTEDFKAPERNWKGESDVPLEICDTLQPHGWGYMKSDDGKHKTPDQVMQMLQKAKAIQANLLLNTGPLPDGSIHPEDQATLREVGKRLRGAGPDADASSQ, encoded by the coding sequence ATGCCTAACCGTCGTCAATTCATTCAAGCCACTTCCAGCGGGACCGCTCTGATGGCGATCCATCCGCTTCTCGCTGCCGAAACCAACGCCAAGGTTCCATCCTACTTGAACCCGGTTGCCAAGTCCTACGCCGCCGATCCTCGAAAAGCGGCGATCGATTGGTTTCGCAAAGCCGAATTCGGTTTGTTCATTCATTATGGGCTCTATTCACTTCTCGGTCGCCACGAGTGGGTGATGATGAAAGAAACCATTCGGGTCAAGGAGTATGAAAAACTCGCTGAGCGATTCACCGCAGAAAAGTTCGACGCTGACTTCATCACCGACATGGCACTCGATGCGGGCATGAAGTACATCAACATCACGACGCGGCATCACGATAGCTTTTGCCTGTTCGATTCCAAGTATACGGAGTTCAAGAGCACGAACACCCCTGCCAAACGCGACTTGGTGGGTGAGCTTGCCGATGCGTGTCGCGAAAAAGGACTCGGGTACTTTCTGTACTACTCCCACGGACGAGATTGGCGGCATCCTCACGCGCCAAACAATTGGGGGTGGGGTGGCTCCGCGCGACCCAAGTACGATCCGCCCGAATCATTCTATGCACAAGGAGAAACACACGACTTGCAGATTTATGTCGAATTCATGAAGAACCAGATCACCGAGCTGCTGACCCAATATGGTCCGGTCGGCGGCATCTGGTTGGACGGTTTTTCGACGCCTGCATCCCGCAAGGAAAAGATGCACGAATTTAGGCTGCAAGAGCTCTATGACCACATCCATTCGCTACAGCCTCAAGTGTTGGTCTCGTACAAACAGGGCTTGTTAGGGACCGAAGACTTCAAGGCACCCGAACGCAATTGGAAGGGCGAGTCGGACGTACCGCTTGAGATTTGCGATACGCTTCAACCGCACGGATGGGGCTACATGAAAAGCGACGACGGCAAACACAAGACGCCTGACCAAGTCATGCAAATGCTTCAAAAGGCCAAGGCCATCCAAGCGAACCTGCTTTTGAACACCGGACCGCTCCCCGACGGATCGATCCATCCCGAGGATCAAGCCACGCTAAGAGAAGTCGGCAAACGGCTGCGCGGCGCTGGACCCGATGCGGATGCTTCCTCGCAGTAG
- a CDS encoding alpha-L-fucosidase gives MSIMTTNYRSLIVFLLVLVTTPVIAENKNETQQDRDTRMAWWREAKFGMFVHWGIYSTTGGLYKGNKLPNSAEWMMNKGRIPIAEYEQYAAQFNPAAFHADEFVGLAKQAGMKYLVITAKHHDGFSMFGSQCSPYNVVDATPFGRDIMKELADACQKQGIRFGFYYSQAQDWHHPGGMGNSWDKTIQRVSTDEYVMQKAVPEVRQLLTDYGPIGIFWWDTPRAMSQESFDSLHSLTKLQTNVITNDRLGEDYPGDYKTYERQIPAQAPVGKDWEVCMPISGSWGYKIGDDDFKSSTTLIRNLIDIASKGGNYLLNVSPTGDGTLLPPAVERLKAIGAWMSVNSESIYGTQASPFIDLEWGRCTSKRTDNGTVLYLHVFDWPTDGKLVVPGLKNEVQQASLLAGGQSLQAESTAEGVIISVPSVAPDEVASVVVVEVAGKLEIEANLPTVNRDGSVVLSANKAYIHNNEGSRQARIQVHDDTPHIGYWTDPEAFVEWTFQTTQPGEYEVQAILSVESPRTRFAFGLPGQPMSVEIESTGGYGNYVKKTLGKIRIDRSGEYTFRVKPDPDGWQPMNLRQLELRLR, from the coding sequence ATGAGCATTATGACCACGAACTATCGATCGTTGATTGTCTTCTTGTTGGTGCTGGTCACGACCCCCGTGATCGCGGAAAACAAGAACGAAACCCAACAAGATCGCGATACACGGATGGCGTGGTGGCGTGAGGCCAAGTTCGGCATGTTCGTTCACTGGGGCATCTACTCAACGACCGGCGGACTTTATAAAGGAAACAAGCTGCCCAATAGTGCCGAATGGATGATGAACAAAGGTCGCATTCCGATCGCGGAATACGAACAATACGCAGCCCAGTTCAATCCGGCCGCCTTTCATGCCGACGAATTTGTCGGTCTTGCCAAGCAAGCCGGCATGAAATATCTCGTCATCACCGCCAAGCATCATGACGGGTTTTCGATGTTCGGTTCGCAGTGCAGCCCCTACAACGTCGTCGATGCCACTCCGTTTGGCCGCGACATCATGAAGGAACTTGCGGATGCCTGCCAGAAACAAGGCATTCGCTTTGGTTTCTACTATTCCCAGGCTCAAGATTGGCATCACCCCGGCGGCATGGGGAACAGTTGGGATAAAACCATTCAACGCGTCAGCACGGATGAGTATGTGATGCAAAAGGCCGTTCCCGAGGTCAGGCAATTGCTGACCGATTACGGGCCGATCGGAATTTTTTGGTGGGACACCCCTCGAGCGATGAGCCAGGAATCGTTCGACTCGCTGCATTCGCTGACCAAGCTGCAAACCAATGTGATTACCAACGATCGGCTCGGAGAAGATTATCCAGGCGATTACAAGACGTATGAGCGACAGATTCCGGCACAAGCGCCCGTTGGCAAGGACTGGGAAGTCTGCATGCCCATTAGCGGAAGCTGGGGATACAAGATCGGTGATGATGATTTCAAATCATCGACAACCTTGATTCGCAATCTGATTGATATCGCCAGCAAGGGCGGGAACTATCTCCTCAACGTCAGCCCGACCGGGGACGGAACGTTGCTTCCCCCTGCGGTCGAACGACTCAAGGCCATTGGGGCTTGGATGAGCGTCAATAGCGAATCGATCTACGGGACCCAGGCCAGTCCGTTCATCGACTTGGAATGGGGACGCTGCACCAGTAAACGTACCGACAACGGCACCGTTTTGTACTTGCATGTGTTCGATTGGCCCACCGACGGCAAGCTCGTCGTTCCGGGCCTGAAGAACGAGGTGCAACAGGCCTCACTGCTGGCGGGAGGCCAATCGTTGCAGGCAGAATCAACGGCGGAGGGAGTGATCATTTCGGTTCCCTCGGTGGCACCCGACGAAGTCGCGAGCGTGGTGGTCGTCGAGGTAGCCGGAAAATTGGAAATTGAGGCAAACCTTCCTACGGTGAACCGCGACGGCAGCGTCGTCTTGTCGGCCAACAAGGCCTACATCCACAACAACGAAGGTAGCCGTCAAGCCAGAATTCAAGTCCATGACGATACCCCACACATCGGATACTGGACCGACCCCGAGGCCTTTGTCGAATGGACGTTCCAAACCACCCAACCCGGCGAGTACGAGGTCCAAGCCATCCTGTCGGTCGAAAGCCCCAGGACTCGTTTTGCATTCGGCTTACCGGGGCAGCCGATGTCCGTTGAAATCGAGTCCACGGGCGGCTACGGCAATTATGTGAAGAAAACACTTGGCAAGATTCGGATCGATCGATCGGGTGAGTACACGTTCCGAGTCAAACCGGATCCCGACGGGTGGCAACCGATGAACCTGAGGCAACTTGAATTACGTTTGCGTTAG